The nucleotide sequence ACCCGTTTAAGACATTCCTGCGCCCGGTCCAGTTTTTCGCTTTCTGACTGATCCGTAAGCATGTCCAGGGGAAACCGGACGTTTTCGAGCACTGTCTTGGAGTCAAACAAGGCTGAACCCTGAAAAAGAACGCCCATTTCCCGCCGAATGGCTTTCTGCTCGTTGATATCACCGGACAAAAAGTTGCGGTTATCGTAAAGCACTTCGCCCGAATCAGGTTTAATCAGCCCAATCATGCACTTAAGCAGTACGCTTTTTCCTGTACCACTACCCCCGATAATTAAACTCGTATCACCCGGCTTAAACGTCCCACTAATGCCCGCCAGCACTTGTCGGTCACCGAACGATTTAGTTATGTTTCTTATATCAATCATGGTAGAAATCAGGGCATAGACAAAGAGAAAAAAGCCCCTGGTCGGCTGTCAGCTCATTGTCTCCTTGCCACTAGGTCAGTAACAGTTGAGTGAGAACAAAGTCGGCGGCTACAACCGCGATGCAACTGGTGGTGACAGCCGAAGTTGACGCGCTGCCCACTTCGAGCGCACCTCCCTGCACATTATAGCCTCTATAGGCCGAAATGGTCGAAATCAGGAAAGCG is from Spirosoma taeanense and encodes:
- a CDS encoding ABC transporter ATP-binding protein, whose translation is MIDIRNITKSFGDRQVLAGISGTFKPGDTSLIIGGSGTGKSVLLKCMIGLIKPDSGEVLYDNRNFLSGDINEQKAIRREMGVLFQGSALFDSKTVLENVRFPLDMLTDQSESEKLDRAQECLKRVGLDKATDRMPSEISGGMKKRVGIARAIVLNPKYLFCDEPNSGLDPLTSIKIDQLISEITDEFKITTIVITHDMNSMMEIGEKIMFLYQGHKLWEGNSNTITQSDVKELNEFIYANKLLREAEK